One stretch of Pseudomonas azotoformans DNA includes these proteins:
- a CDS encoding SDR family oxidoreductase: MSNFWNQAFDLTGRCAVITGGAAGIGLACAQLLVERGARVALLDRDPAVVEVAASLGAGHVGLVADLRQLDSLQAVVDQAAAGLGRIDYLVNSAGVALLDKALDVDENAWDTTLDINLKASFFVAQACARYMIEQGGGRIVNLASQAAVIGLDRHVAYCASKAAVVGMTKVLAMEWAPHGINVNAVSPTIVETALGKKAWAGELGERAKLQIPVGRFAQPEEIAGLVLYLVSDAARMITGENVVIDGGYSIQ, encoded by the coding sequence ATGTCCAATTTCTGGAACCAGGCGTTCGACCTCACCGGCCGTTGCGCCGTGATCACCGGGGGCGCCGCCGGTATCGGCCTGGCCTGTGCCCAGTTGCTGGTGGAGCGCGGCGCCCGGGTGGCGTTGCTGGACCGTGACCCGGCGGTGGTCGAAGTGGCTGCCAGCCTCGGCGCGGGTCATGTGGGGCTGGTGGCTGACCTGCGCCAGCTCGATTCGCTGCAGGCCGTCGTCGACCAGGCCGCTGCCGGGCTCGGGCGCATCGATTACCTGGTCAACAGCGCGGGGGTCGCGCTGCTCGACAAGGCCCTGGACGTGGATGAAAACGCCTGGGACACCACCCTGGACATCAACCTCAAGGCCAGTTTCTTCGTGGCGCAGGCCTGTGCCCGCTACATGATCGAACAAGGCGGCGGGCGTATCGTCAACCTTGCCTCCCAGGCCGCCGTCATCGGCCTGGACCGTCATGTGGCCTACTGCGCGAGCAAGGCCGCCGTGGTCGGCATGACCAAGGTGCTGGCCATGGAATGGGCGCCCCACGGCATCAACGTCAACGCCGTGTCACCGACCATCGTCGAGACCGCCCTGGGCAAGAAAGCCTGGGCGGGCGAACTGGGCGAACGGGCCAAATTGCAGATCCCGGTGGGGCGCTTCGCCCAGCCGGAAGAAATCGCCGGCCTGGTGCTGTACCTGGTCAGCGACGCGGCCAGGATGATCACCGGGGAAAACGTAGTGATCGACGGCGGCTACAGCATTCAGTAA
- a CDS encoding ABC transporter permease, translating into MNSKVLAAPVTAAPRNRLRLSLDRFGLPLVFILLCLVMAFSSEYFMTWRNWMDILRQTSINGILAVGMTYVILTKGIDLSVGSILAFAGLCSALVATQGYGLLAAVSAGMFAGAMLGVVNGFMVANLSIPPFVATLGMLSVARGMTFILNDGSPVTDLPDSFLALGIGKLGPIGVPIIIFAVVALIFWMVLRYTTYGRYVYAVGGNEKSARTSGIGVRKVTFSVYVISGLLAGLAGVVLAARTTSALPQAGVSYELDAIAAVVIGGTSLSGGTGSIVGTLFGALLIGVINNGLNLLGVSSYYQQVAKGLIIVLAVLIDVWRKKKR; encoded by the coding sequence ATGAACAGTAAAGTCCTCGCCGCACCCGTCACTGCCGCGCCGCGCAACCGCCTGCGCTTGTCCCTCGACCGCTTCGGCCTGCCGCTGGTGTTTATCCTGCTGTGCCTGGTGATGGCGTTTTCCAGCGAATACTTCATGACCTGGCGCAACTGGATGGACATCCTGCGCCAGACCTCCATCAACGGCATCCTGGCGGTGGGCATGACCTACGTGATCCTCACCAAGGGCATCGACCTGTCGGTGGGCTCGATCCTGGCCTTCGCCGGCTTGTGCAGCGCGCTGGTCGCCACCCAGGGTTATGGCCTGCTGGCGGCGGTGAGTGCGGGGATGTTTGCCGGGGCCATGCTCGGCGTGGTCAACGGTTTCATGGTAGCCAACCTGAGCATCCCACCCTTTGTCGCCACCCTCGGCATGCTCAGCGTGGCGCGGGGCATGACCTTTATTCTCAACGACGGCAGCCCGGTCACCGACCTGCCGGACAGCTTCCTCGCCCTGGGCATCGGCAAGCTAGGCCCCATTGGCGTGCCGATCATTATCTTTGCGGTGGTCGCGCTGATCTTCTGGATGGTGCTGCGCTACACCACCTACGGGCGCTACGTGTACGCCGTGGGCGGCAACGAAAAAAGCGCGCGCACCTCCGGCATCGGCGTGCGCAAGGTCACGTTCTCGGTGTATGTGATTTCCGGCCTGCTGGCGGGGTTGGCCGGGGTGGTGCTGGCGGCGCGCACCACCTCGGCCCTGCCCCAGGCGGGCGTGTCTTATGAGCTGGATGCGATTGCGGCGGTGGTGATCGGCGGCACCAGCCTGTCGGGTGGCACAGGCAGCATTGTCGGCACGTTGTTTGGCGCGCTGCTGATCGGTGTGATCAACAACGGTTTGAACCTGCTCGGGGTGTCGTCGTATTACCAACAAGTGGCCAAGGGATTGATCATCGTGCTTGCGGTGTTGATTGATGTCTGGCGCAAGAAAAAACGCTAA
- a CDS encoding sugar ABC transporter ATP-binding protein produces the protein MAPPLLLQAEQVSKAYAGVPALRDGRLALRAGSVHALCGGNGAGKSTFLSILMGITQRDAGSILLNGQPVQFDRPSAALAAGVAMITQELEPIPYMTVAENIWLGREPRRAGCIVDSKELNRRTRELLQSLEFDVDATSPMHRLSVAQIQLVEIAKAFSHDCQVMIMDEPTSAIGEHEAQTLFKAIRRLTARGAGIIYVSHRLSELAQIADDYSIFRDGAFVESGRMADIDRAHLVRGIVGQELQRIDHKVGRECAAATCLDVNGLSRDGEFQDISLQLRQGEILGIYGLMGSGRSEFLNCLYGLTLPDAGSATLQGQPLPTGTPAATIRAGMSLVTEDRKDSGLVLSASILANIALSAYKQLSSWSVINARKEQALAQSMVKRLQIKISSLDLPVESMSGGNQQKVVLAKCLSTQPICLLCDEPTRGIDEGAKQEIYHLLDEFVRAGGAAIVVSSEAPELLHLSDRIAVFKGGRLVTVSSDTALSQEALLSLAS, from the coding sequence ATGGCCCCGCCATTACTGCTCCAGGCTGAACAAGTTTCCAAGGCCTACGCCGGGGTCCCTGCCCTGCGCGACGGGCGCCTGGCCCTGCGGGCCGGCAGCGTGCACGCACTGTGCGGCGGCAATGGCGCCGGCAAATCCACCTTCCTCAGTATCTTGATGGGCATCACCCAGCGTGACGCCGGCAGCATCCTGCTCAACGGCCAGCCCGTGCAGTTCGACCGCCCCAGCGCAGCACTCGCCGCCGGGGTGGCGATGATCACCCAGGAGCTGGAGCCCATCCCCTACATGACCGTCGCCGAAAATATCTGGCTGGGCCGCGAACCGCGCCGCGCCGGTTGTATCGTCGACAGCAAGGAACTGAACCGACGCACCCGCGAACTGCTGCAAAGCCTGGAGTTCGATGTGGACGCCACCAGCCCCATGCATCGTCTGAGCGTGGCGCAGATCCAGCTGGTGGAGATCGCCAAGGCGTTCAGCCATGACTGCCAGGTGATGATCATGGACGAACCCACCTCGGCCATCGGCGAACACGAAGCGCAAACCCTGTTCAAGGCGATCCGCCGCCTGACCGCGCGTGGCGCCGGGATCATCTATGTGTCGCACCGCCTGAGTGAATTGGCACAGATTGCCGATGACTACAGCATCTTCCGCGACGGCGCCTTTGTGGAAAGCGGGCGCATGGCCGATATCGACCGCGCCCACCTGGTGCGCGGCATCGTCGGCCAGGAGTTGCAGCGCATCGACCATAAAGTCGGCCGCGAATGCGCCGCCGCCACGTGCCTGGATGTCAATGGCCTGAGCCGTGACGGCGAGTTCCAGGACATCAGCCTGCAACTGCGCCAGGGCGAAATCCTCGGCATCTATGGGCTGATGGGTTCGGGGCGCAGCGAATTCCTCAACTGCCTGTATGGCCTGACCCTGCCGGACGCCGGCAGCGCCACCCTGCAAGGCCAGCCCCTGCCCACCGGCACCCCGGCGGCGACCATCCGCGCCGGCATGTCCCTGGTCACCGAAGACCGCAAGGACAGTGGCCTGGTGCTCAGCGCCAGCATCCTCGCCAACATCGCGCTGTCGGCCTACAAGCAATTGTCGAGCTGGTCGGTGATCAATGCGCGCAAGGAACAGGCCCTGGCGCAGAGCATGGTCAAGCGCCTGCAGATCAAGATCTCGTCCCTGGACCTGCCGGTGGAGTCCATGAGCGGCGGCAACCAGCAGAAAGTGGTGCTCGCCAAATGCCTGTCGACCCAGCCGATCTGCCTGCTGTGCGACGAACCCACGCGCGGCATCGACGAGGGCGCCAAGCAGGAGATCTATCACCTGCTCGACGAATTCGTGCGCGCCGGCGGTGCGGCCATCGTGGTCTCGTCCGAGGCGCCGGAACTGCTGCACCTGAGTGACCGCATCGCGGTGTTCAAGGGCGGCCGCCTGGTGACCGTCAGCAGCGACACCGCCCTTTCCCAGGAAGCCTTGTTGAGTCTTGCCTCATGA
- the rpiB gene encoding ribose 5-phosphate isomerase B translates to MGAQTTFSVAIGCDEAGFELKEMLKRFIEGLGYGVEDFGCHSSSPVLYPDIAAAVATAVGAGEQRLGVLICGTGIGMAISANKIKGVRAAQAHDTYSAERARKSNDAQILSIGARVIGPELAKSIVKVFLESEFEVERSGKKVERITALEQANRALPSDD, encoded by the coding sequence ATGGGTGCACAAACGACGTTTTCGGTGGCCATCGGATGCGACGAGGCGGGCTTTGAGCTCAAGGAAATGCTCAAGCGCTTTATCGAAGGCCTGGGGTATGGGGTCGAGGACTTTGGCTGCCATTCGTCCAGCCCGGTACTGTACCCGGACATCGCAGCAGCGGTGGCCACGGCGGTGGGGGCGGGTGAGCAGCGCCTGGGTGTGCTGATCTGTGGCACCGGCATCGGCATGGCGATTTCCGCCAACAAGATCAAGGGCGTGCGGGCGGCCCAGGCCCACGACACCTATTCGGCCGAGCGTGCACGCAAGAGCAACGATGCGCAGATCCTGTCCATCGGTGCACGGGTGATCGGCCCCGAGTTGGCCAAGAGCATCGTCAAAGTGTTCCTGGAGTCGGAGTTCGAAGTGGAGCGCTCCGGGAAGAAAGTCGAGCGCATCACTGCGCTCGAACAGGCAAACAGGGCGTTGCCTTCAGACGACTGA
- a CDS encoding carbohydrate porin, which translates to MTPTSHIPLGRLLLGLALGAALPVQADDTTLTGDWGGLRRELDAQGIRFSGDYSGETAYNAHGGQHRSARYSQNLKLGVQFDLGKLYGLTHGDRIQLTINDRRGNSASEDLVGNRLPIQENYGGLYTRLTELSYERTLFTPALNVKLGYMAMGNDLGGLDSGILCNFMNAGFCGHPLNMSGGSGWTNYPNARLGARVKYDFSPSWQLRVAAFNVDPQSNGNSSRAWRLDPKHTTGTVVPIELIYKHAGSLPGEYKLGYYYDSSDVKRIGSNKEVSGRGGHYLLIDQAVWASDSSSGRVLHAFGQYSAASEAASPFSKWYGAGVVLYKPFEGRPRDTVALGYGRAVPNPRSRDVQELAAFKAGTDYPNLNNAEQLIELSYGYQATPWLTLRPDVQYIIEPGAFSGDNIDNALVLGLQVKAVF; encoded by the coding sequence ATGACCCCCACTTCTCATATTCCCCTTGGGCGCCTGCTGCTGGGCCTGGCCCTGGGCGCGGCCCTGCCCGTGCAAGCCGATGACACCACCCTGACCGGCGACTGGGGCGGCCTGCGCCGTGAACTCGACGCACAGGGCATCCGCTTCAGCGGCGACTACAGCGGCGAGACCGCCTACAACGCCCATGGCGGCCAGCACCGCTCGGCGCGCTACTCGCAGAACCTCAAGCTCGGCGTGCAGTTCGACCTGGGCAAGCTCTACGGCTTGACCCATGGCGATCGCATCCAGCTCACGATCAATGACCGACGCGGCAACAGTGCGTCCGAGGACCTGGTGGGCAACCGCCTGCCGATCCAGGAAAACTACGGCGGCCTCTACACTCGCCTCACCGAGTTGAGCTACGAGCGCACGCTGTTCACCCCGGCGCTGAACGTCAAGCTCGGCTACATGGCCATGGGCAATGACCTCGGCGGCCTCGACAGCGGGATCTTGTGCAACTTCATGAACGCCGGGTTCTGCGGGCACCCGCTGAACATGTCCGGCGGCAGCGGCTGGACCAACTACCCGAATGCACGCCTGGGTGCGCGGGTGAAATATGACTTCTCGCCGTCTTGGCAACTGCGCGTAGCCGCGTTCAACGTCGACCCGCAAAGCAACGGCAACTCCAGCCGCGCCTGGCGCCTGGACCCCAAGCACACCACCGGCACCGTGGTGCCCATCGAATTGATCTACAAACACGCCGGCAGCCTGCCGGGTGAATACAAGCTGGGTTATTACTACGACAGCTCCGACGTGAAACGCATCGGCAGCAACAAGGAAGTCAGCGGTCGCGGCGGTCACTACCTGCTGATCGACCAGGCGGTGTGGGCTTCGGATTCCTCCAGCGGTCGTGTGCTGCACGCCTTCGGCCAGTATTCTGCCGCCAGCGAAGCGGCGTCGCCGTTCAGCAAGTGGTATGGCGCAGGGGTGGTGCTGTACAAACCGTTCGAAGGCCGGCCGCGGGACACCGTCGCGCTGGGCTATGGCCGTGCCGTGCCCAACCCACGCAGCCGCGACGTACAGGAACTGGCCGCTTTCAAGGCCGGGACCGACTACCCCAACCTGAACAACGCCGAGCAACTGATCGAACTCAGCTACGGCTACCAGGCCACCCCCTGGCTGACCCTGCGCCCGGATGTGCAATACATCATCGAGCCGGGGGCGTTTTCCGGTGACAACATCGACAACGCCCTGGTGCTGGGCCTGCAGGTCAAGGCGGTATTCTGA
- a CDS encoding glucose/quinate/shikimate family membrane-bound PQQ-dependent dehydrogenase gives MKRASRATGVSRILLLGLGVIIALLGLALAIGGGKLVSLGGSWYFLIGGAAMAVSGLLIARRKPVGAWLFAAFLVGTAIWAVADVGLVFWPLFSRVFMFAVIGMVVALVYPLLVNRPARGAYGVAAVMAVGVAVAAGNMFVAHPSVAPTGNGPGITPVAAADAQKDWAHYGNTEGGSRFAALDQINRDNINKLKVAWTYHTGDVAISDGNGAEDQLTPLQIGNKVFICTPHNNLIALDADTGKELWKNEVNAKSAVWQRCRGMAYFDATAPIAQPTQPNSSPIIAASVPSGAQCQRRLLTNTIDARLIAVDADTGQFCEDFGTHGQVDLKAGLGNVPDSYYQLSSAPLIAGTTVVVGGRVADNVQTDMPGGVIRGFDVITGQMRWAFDPGNPQDKKAPADGSTYVRSTPNSWAPMSYDPLMNTVFLPMGSSSTDIYGVERTQLNHKYGASVLALDASTGAEKWVYQTVHNDLWDFDLPMQPSLIDFTPPGSDKAVPAVVIGTKAGQIYVLDRTTGKPLTEVKEVPVKAANIPNEPYSATQPKSVGMPQIGAQTLTESDMWGATPFDQLLCRIDFKGMRYDGLYTAPGTDKSLSFPGSLGGMNWGSISTDPVHGFIFVNDMRLGLWIQMIPSQNKAQAASGGEALNTGMGAVPLKGTPYAVNKNRFLSVAGIPCQAPPFGTLTAIDMKTQKVAWQVPVGTVEDTGPLGIRMHLPIKIGLPTLGGTLSTQGGLIFIAGTQDFYLRAFNSGNGEEIWKARLPVGSQGGPMTYVSPKTGKQYIVITAGGARQSTDRGDYVIAYALP, from the coding sequence ATGAAACGAGCATCGCGCGCCACTGGCGTCTCTAGAATCTTACTGCTGGGCCTGGGCGTGATCATCGCTCTGCTCGGTCTCGCGCTGGCCATTGGCGGCGGCAAACTGGTGAGCCTGGGAGGCTCCTGGTACTTCCTGATCGGCGGTGCGGCCATGGCCGTGTCCGGTCTGCTGATTGCCCGGCGCAAGCCGGTGGGCGCGTGGCTGTTCGCGGCCTTCCTGGTCGGCACGGCTATCTGGGCGGTGGCGGATGTGGGGCTGGTGTTCTGGCCGCTGTTCTCCCGCGTGTTCATGTTCGCGGTGATCGGCATGGTGGTAGCGCTGGTGTACCCGCTGCTGGTCAACCGGCCTGCTCGCGGCGCCTATGGCGTGGCGGCGGTAATGGCGGTGGGCGTGGCCGTGGCGGCGGGCAATATGTTTGTTGCCCACCCAAGCGTGGCACCCACCGGCAACGGCCCAGGCATCACGCCGGTGGCCGCAGCCGATGCGCAGAAAGACTGGGCGCACTACGGCAACACCGAAGGCGGCAGCCGCTTCGCTGCGCTGGACCAGATCAATCGCGACAACATCAACAAGCTCAAAGTGGCCTGGACCTACCACACCGGCGACGTCGCCATCAGCGACGGCAACGGTGCCGAAGACCAGCTGACCCCGCTGCAGATCGGCAACAAAGTGTTCATCTGCACGCCGCACAACAACCTGATCGCCCTCGACGCCGACACCGGCAAAGAGCTGTGGAAGAACGAGGTCAACGCCAAATCGGCGGTGTGGCAGCGTTGCCGTGGCATGGCCTACTTTGACGCCACCGCGCCGATTGCCCAGCCGACCCAACCGAACAGCTCGCCGATCATCGCCGCCAGCGTGCCCTCCGGTGCGCAGTGCCAGCGTCGCTTGCTGACCAACACCATCGATGCACGCCTGATCGCCGTGGACGCCGACACCGGCCAGTTCTGCGAAGACTTCGGCACCCATGGCCAGGTGGATTTGAAAGCCGGCCTGGGTAACGTGCCGGACAGCTACTACCAACTGTCCTCGGCGCCGTTGATCGCCGGCACCACCGTGGTAGTCGGCGGCCGCGTGGCTGACAATGTGCAGACCGACATGCCCGGCGGCGTGATCCGTGGCTTCGACGTGATCACCGGCCAGATGCGCTGGGCGTTCGACCCCGGCAACCCGCAAGACAAAAAAGCCCCGGCCGACGGCAGCACCTACGTGCGCAGCACGCCGAACAGCTGGGCGCCGATGTCCTATGACCCACTGATGAACACAGTCTTCCTGCCGATGGGCAGTTCGTCCACCGACATCTACGGGGTTGAACGTACGCAACTGAATCACAAATACGGCGCGTCGGTACTGGCGCTGGACGCCTCCACCGGCGCGGAAAAATGGGTGTACCAGACCGTCCACAATGACCTGTGGGACTTCGACCTGCCGATGCAGCCGAGCCTGATCGACTTCACCCCGCCCGGCAGCGACAAGGCTGTGCCTGCGGTGGTGATCGGCACCAAGGCCGGGCAGATCTACGTGCTCGACCGTACCACCGGCAAGCCGCTGACCGAGGTGAAGGAAGTCCCGGTCAAGGCCGCCAATATCCCCAACGAACCCTACTCGGCGACCCAGCCAAAATCGGTCGGCATGCCACAGATCGGCGCACAGACCCTGACCGAATCGGACATGTGGGGCGCCACGCCGTTTGACCAGTTGCTGTGCCGCATCGACTTCAAGGGCATGCGCTACGACGGCCTGTACACCGCGCCGGGCACCGATAAATCCCTGAGTTTCCCGGGCTCGCTGGGTGGCATGAACTGGGGCAGCATTTCCACCGACCCGGTGCACGGTTTTATCTTCGTCAACGACATGCGCCTGGGCCTGTGGATCCAGATGATACCGTCGCAGAACAAGGCCCAGGCCGCGTCCGGTGGCGAAGCGCTGAACACCGGCATGGGCGCCGTGCCACTCAAGGGCACGCCGTATGCGGTGAACAAAAACCGCTTCCTGTCGGTGGCCGGCATTCCGTGCCAGGCGCCGCCATTCGGCACCCTGACCGCCATCGACATGAAGACCCAGAAAGTCGCCTGGCAAGTGCCAGTCGGCACCGTGGAAGACACCGGCCCCCTGGGCATCCGCATGCACCTGCCGATCAAGATCGGCCTGCCGACCCTCGGCGGCACCCTGTCGACCCAGGGCGGCCTGATCTTTATCGCTGGTACCCAGGACTTCTACCTGCGCGCTTTCAACAGCGGCAACGGTGAGGAAATCTGGAAAGCCCGCCTGCCCGTCGGCAGCCAGGGTGGCCCGATGACCTACGTGTCGCCGAAAACCGGCAAGCAGTACATCGTCATCACCGCCGGTGGCGCACGCCAGTCCACCGACCGTGGCGACTACGTGATCGCCTACGCCCTGCCATAA
- a CDS encoding LLM class flavin-dependent oxidoreductase, whose protein sequence is MKFSLFVHMERWDESVSHRQLFEDLTELTLMAEAGGFSTVWIGEHHAMEYTISPSPMPLLAYLAAKTTTIHLGAGTIIAPFWHPLRVAGECALLDVISNGRMEVGLARGAYQVEFDRMAGGMPASSGGQALREMVPVVRALWQGDYAHDGDIWKFPTSTSVPKPIQQPNPPMWIAARDPDSHNFAVANGCNVMVTPLMKGDEEVLDLKNKFQAALDNNPGVPRPQLMVLRHTHVHAEDDPDGWKVGAKAISRFYRTFDAWFGNKSVPVNGFLEPSPEEKFAGRPEFELESLHKTAMIGTAAQIIPRIQYYQELGVDEFSFWCDNSLSHAEKKKSLALFIEQVVPAFR, encoded by the coding sequence ATGAAGTTTTCCCTGTTCGTACACATGGAGCGTTGGGACGAAAGCGTCAGCCACCGCCAGTTGTTCGAAGACCTGACCGAGTTGACCCTGATGGCCGAGGCCGGCGGCTTCAGCACCGTATGGATTGGCGAACACCACGCCATGGAATACACCATCTCGCCAAGCCCGATGCCGCTGCTGGCTTACCTCGCAGCCAAGACCACCACCATCCACCTCGGCGCCGGCACCATCATCGCGCCGTTCTGGCACCCGCTGCGGGTGGCCGGTGAATGTGCGCTGCTGGACGTGATCAGCAACGGGCGCATGGAAGTCGGCCTGGCCCGTGGCGCCTACCAGGTGGAATTCGACCGCATGGCCGGCGGCATGCCCGCCTCTTCCGGCGGCCAGGCCCTGCGCGAGATGGTCCCGGTGGTACGCGCGCTGTGGCAGGGCGACTACGCCCATGACGGCGACATCTGGAAATTCCCCACCTCCACCAGCGTGCCCAAGCCGATCCAACAGCCCAACCCACCGATGTGGATCGCCGCCCGCGACCCGGACTCCCACAACTTCGCCGTGGCCAACGGTTGCAACGTGATGGTCACGCCGCTGATGAAGGGCGACGAAGAAGTCCTCGACCTGAAGAACAAATTCCAGGCCGCCCTGGACAACAACCCTGGCGTGCCACGCCCGCAACTGATGGTGCTGCGCCACACCCACGTGCACGCCGAGGACGATCCGGACGGCTGGAAAGTCGGGGCCAAGGCCATCTCCCGGTTCTATCGCACCTTCGATGCCTGGTTCGGCAACAAGAGCGTGCCGGTCAACGGCTTCCTGGAGCCCAGCCCGGAAGAGAAGTTCGCCGGCCGCCCCGAGTTCGAACTGGAGAGCCTGCACAAGACCGCAATGATCGGCACCGCCGCACAAATCATCCCGCGCATCCAGTACTACCAGGAACTGGGCGTGGATGAATTCAGCTTCTGGTGCGACAACAGCCTGTCCCACGCCGAGAAGAAGAAGTCGCTGGCGTTGTTTATCGAGCAGGTCGTGCCGGCGTTTCGGTGA
- a CDS encoding flavin reductase family protein — protein sequence MIDAAIYKQVMGSFPSGVTVITTLDDEGQIVGLTASAFSSLSMDPALVLFCPNYSSDSYPVLIKNKRFAIHVLSGGQQTEAYAFARKGKDKAQGIEWTLSELGNPILANATAVIECELWREYEGGDHAIMVGAVKNLIVPRQNAGPLVYCHGKMGALPMPA from the coding sequence ATGATCGATGCCGCCATCTACAAACAAGTGATGGGTTCGTTTCCGTCCGGGGTCACTGTGATCACCACGCTGGATGACGAGGGCCAGATCGTCGGGCTGACCGCCAGTGCCTTCAGCTCGCTGTCGATGGACCCGGCCCTGGTGCTGTTTTGCCCCAACTACAGCTCCGATTCGTACCCGGTGCTGATCAAGAACAAGCGCTTTGCCATCCACGTGCTCTCCGGTGGGCAGCAGACCGAAGCCTACGCCTTTGCGCGCAAGGGCAAGGACAAGGCCCAGGGCATCGAATGGACCTTGAGTGAGTTGGGCAACCCGATCCTGGCGAATGCCACGGCGGTGATCGAGTGCGAGTTGTGGCGCGAATATGAAGGCGGCGACCACGCAATCATGGTCGGCGCGGTGAAGAACCTGATCGTACCCCGGCAGAACGCCGGGCCACTGGTGTATTGCCATGGCAAGATGGGCGCCCTGCCCATGCCGGCCTAA